One Cervus canadensis isolate Bull #8, Minnesota chromosome 31, ASM1932006v1, whole genome shotgun sequence genomic region harbors:
- the LOC122432250 gene encoding 60S ribosomal protein L17-like: MVHYSLDPENPTKSCKSRGSNLCVHFKNTRETAQAIKGMHIRRATKYLKDVTLRKQCVPFCRYNGGVGRCAQAKQWGWTQGRWPKKSAEFLLHMLKNAESNAELKGLDVDSLVIEHIQVNKAPKMRRRTYRAHGRINPYMSSPCHIEMILTEKEQIVPKPEEEVAQKKKIPQKKLKKQKLMARE, translated from the coding sequence ATGGTGCACTATTCACtcgacccagaaaaccccacaaaatcatgcaaatcaagaggttcaaatctttgtgttcactttaagaacactcGTGAGACTGCCCAGGCCATAAAGGGTATGCATATCCGAAGAGCCACCAAGTATCTGAAGGATGTCACTTTAAGGAAGCAATGTGTGCCATTCTGTCGTTACAATGGTGGAGTTGGTAGGTGTGCACAggccaaacagtggggctggacGCAGGGTCGGTGGCccaaaaagagtgctgaatttttactacacatgctcaaaaatgcagagagtaatgctgaacttaagggcttagatgtagattctctggtcattgagcacatccaagtgaacaaagcccccaagatgcggcgcaggacttacagagctcacggtcggatcaacccctacatgagctctccctgccacattgagatgatcctgactgaaaaagaacagattgttcctaaaccagaagaggaggttgcacagaagaaaaagataccccagaagaaactgaagaaacaaaaacttatggcccGGGAATAA